A single Arcobacter sp. FWKO B DNA region contains:
- the hemB gene encoding porphobilinogen synthase has product MFKRFRRLRINQTLRKLVQETTLSTNDFIYPLFVKEGNGIKKEVSSMPGVFQMSIDEIVKECKELDSLGVHSVILFGIPDVKDSIGSECLCDHSIISRTIKAIKKDYPHFMVATDLCFCEYTDHGHCGILDPKTGTVNNDATLEISAKQALVHARAGADMIAPSGMMDGIIQTLRTALDANGFENLPIMSYSTKFASSYYGPFRDVAESTPSFGDRKTYQMNPANRLEAIQESMEDEAQGADILMVKPALSYLDIIRDIRNNTNLPLAVYNVSGEYAMLKNAGNAGLIDYEKVMMETLISFKRAGADIIITYHAKEAAKLLSKG; this is encoded by the coding sequence ATGTTTAAAAGATTTAGAAGACTAAGAATTAACCAAACTTTAAGAAAATTAGTACAAGAAACTACCCTATCAACCAATGATTTTATATACCCACTTTTTGTAAAAGAAGGCAATGGCATAAAAAAAGAAGTTTCATCAATGCCTGGTGTTTTTCAAATGAGTATTGATGAGATAGTAAAAGAGTGTAAAGAGCTTGATTCTTTGGGAGTTCACTCTGTTATATTATTTGGTATACCTGATGTAAAAGATTCTATTGGAAGTGAATGTTTGTGTGACCATAGTATCATAAGCAGAACAATTAAAGCTATCAAGAAAGACTATCCACATTTTATGGTAGCAACAGATCTATGCTTTTGTGAATATACTGACCATGGGCATTGTGGGATACTTGATCCTAAAACTGGCACTGTAAATAATGATGCAACACTAGAAATCTCAGCAAAACAAGCACTAGTTCACGCAAGAGCTGGAGCTGATATGATAGCACCAAGTGGTATGATGGATGGTATTATACAAACTTTAAGAACCGCACTAGATGCAAATGGATTTGAAAATTTACCTATCATGAGCTACAGTACAAAGTTCGCAAGTAGCTATTATGGACCATTTCGTGATGTGGCTGAAAGCACTCCAAGCTTTGGAGATAGAAAAACATACCAAATGAACCCAGCAAACCGCCTAGAAGCGATACAAGAGTCAATGGAAGATGAAGCCCAAGGTGCAGATATACTTATGGTAAAACCAGCACTTTCATATTTAGACATCATAAGAGATATAAGAAACAATACAAACCTTCCACTAGCTGTTTATAATGTAAGCGGTGAATATGCTATGCTAAAAAATGCTGGAAATGCAGGACTTATCGACTATGAAAAAGTAATGATGGAAACTCTAATCTCTTTTAAAAGAGCTGGGGCTGATATTATTATTACTTATCATGCAAAAGAAGCGGCAAAGCTTTTGTCAAAGGGTTGA